The window AATCGGCGATCAAGCGCGGCGTCAGGCCGGTCGTCGTCGTCAACGGCAGCGAGGACGAACCGGCCTGCCGCAAGGACACGGTGCTCATCAACCGTGCCCCGCATCTCATCCTGGACGGCGCGCTGCTGTGCGCCGAGGCCCTGGGTGCCCGCACGCTCGTGGTGGGGGTCACCCGTGAGTCGACCCAGCGCTCGATGGAGGCCGCGCTCGCCGAACGCGGCCTGAGCAACGGCCGCCGATCCGCTCTACGCGCACGCGTACAGCGCAATCCCGTACGGATGGTCACCGGAGCGGCGGCCTCGCTGATCCGGTCCATCGACGGCGGCCCGGCGATCCCGCCCGGCCGCAAGATCAGCGCCTCCAAGAGCGGCGTCGGCGGCGCACCCACCCTCCTGTCGAACGCCGAGACCTTCGCCCAACTCGCCATCGCCGCCCGCATCGGCCCGGAGCGCTACGGCAACACCGGCCTGTACGACGAGCCCGGCACCGTCATGCTGACGGTGTCCGGCGCGGTCGCCCGCCCGATGGTGATCGAGGTCCCCACGGGCGTCCCGCTGCGCTACGTCCTCCAGCTCGCCGGCGCCCCGCCGGTCCCGCAGGGCGTGCTGACCGGCGGCTACCACGGCAAGTGGATCGACGCGGCGACGGTCAACGAGGCGATCGTCTCGCGCAACTCCCTGGACGCGGTGGGCGGTTCGCTCGGCGCGGGCGCGATCCTGCCGATCAGTCAGGACACCTGTCCGCTGGGCGAGTCGCTGCGGGTGGCGCAGTGGCTGGCCGAGGAGAGCGCGGGCCAGTGCGGCCCCTGCTATCTCGGCCTGCCGGCCGCGGCGCGCGGCCTGGAGGACATCCTCAACGGCGGCGGTCCCGCCGCCCTGGAGGCGGTCAAGCAGGTCGCGAAGAACGTGAAGCGGCGCGGCGCGTGTTCACATCCGGACGGCTCGGCGATGTTCCTCGAGTCGACCATCAAGGCGTTCACCG of the Streptomyces sp. NBC_00287 genome contains:
- a CDS encoding NADH-ubiquinone oxidoreductase-F iron-sulfur binding region domain-containing protein, which encodes MNEALPDVPEVRVVGLPQLTSGFDLVERLDLPMHLKVHGPLEPMGGEQLAQLAERINLKGRGGAGFPFHKKLRSVAESAIKRGVRPVVVVNGSEDEPACRKDTVLINRAPHLILDGALLCAEALGARTLVVGVTRESTQRSMEAALAERGLSNGRRSALRARVQRNPVRMVTGAAASLIRSIDGGPAIPPGRKISASKSGVGGAPTLLSNAETFAQLAIAARIGPERYGNTGLYDEPGTVMLTVSGAVARPMVIEVPTGVPLRYVLQLAGAPPVPQGVLTGGYHGKWIDAATVNEAIVSRNSLDAVGGSLGAGAILPISQDTCPLGESLRVAQWLAEESAGQCGPCYLGLPAAARGLEDILNGGGPAALEAVKQVAKNVKRRGACSHPDGSAMFLESTIKAFTDDLAAHVLGNGCGRPVEGVLPLFEGGRAPTGIPGGGESEENGPSRQKIFVDWTLCRGHGLCADILPEVFELGADGFPTVAQAQVPRYAEAKALRAVRRCPALALRIEDQTERAPSRNNLPVLSQGRGRRALGR